The Dreissena polymorpha isolate Duluth1 chromosome 8, UMN_Dpol_1.0, whole genome shotgun sequence genome includes the window GACGTCGCTGTTTTCCATAGATGAGACATTCATACTCAAGTAACACGAGTCCGATATACTCTCGTTGCTTGAGAGCGAGACGCTTGAATTGCTTTCTGAGAAAGGTCGCTCATGGTAATATCCTTTAGAAAACGCACTTGCGTATGTGATGGGAGAAAAATCCGGAGTGTTGAGAGTATTTGTCGACATTTTGCTGACGTCATTTATTCTCACTGGGGTAGACATCTGATATCCACCGGGCATCTGATTTCGAACACACCTTTGAGGAACATGCTGCGTCGCTTGTAGATGATCACTCAGCGCTTTGATCGTCTTCATATCGGCAGATTTCTGAGAGGTAAGGTACGTGATTACCTCCCTTGCACAAGCTTGGAACCCGGATGTGTAGGCGACCGACtcggttgccatggaaactgagCGGTGGCGTTGTTGAAGCTGCTGAAGGTGTAGCACTGTGAGGTCCAGAATGTCAGCCTTGTCTACACGCGTCATGGGAGACGTCTGGGGATAAGAATAAAcaaatgtattgtgcatttgaaaaataaatcaaagacgTAATGCTTTAGGCTACAGTATTTGTTCGAACATACTGTGTCAGTGTCTTAAATTGCAGTTGCATGTTTGCTATTATCAAATAAAACTAGTGAAGCTTTTAAATAATGAGTACAATGTATCTTCTTTTTATAAAAATGCACATTACTGGATATGAACTAATTTATTGAAGTTACCTCGTAAAACAATTACACTAGTTCGACATCTTTGTCTGAATTATAGTCCAATGCAAACAACCATTAATTGAACTAGTAAAACAAAGCTCACTACAGATACacttatagtacatatatgaCAAAACGCATTCCCAGTATGGAAAATTTACAGGTAATTCAATTTACACTTAGACACAGTGCGCAATGAAACAGTAAGAAGTTTTACAACAAAAGTAGATACCGGTAAATTATGAAACTGGACAAGATTTGATGAGTTCTATATCTATACTTTACCGTACGCACTGAATAAATATGGTATAGTTTACGATCTTGATGATATCAAGATACACGTACGTCGTGTATAGTTTTGTGCAATAACGTTTAATATTTAAGTAACACGTgggaaacaataataaaacattaacaccGTGCGTTACCTGTTCTCTAATGGTGTCCGCTATGAGCCGCTTCAGTTGGTCGATGCTGTGGTTCATGCGCTCCCGTCGCTGCTTCTCCACCAGCGGCTTTCGGATCTAAGAACAGAGGGACACATAATGTGAGTGATGCTGTTCAGTGCCCATTAAAAATTCAACGTGTATACCACCATCTTGGCTCTAAAGTGAATTATGAGCTACTTTTTATGACAATAGCAATATTTTGTTGGCAGCGAATTGGGTAATGGCCTGTATTAAATGCGTTTACTTGTAAACAGGTGTACCCTGATATTACAGATAAGAGGCATTTCTGCTATTAAGTTACAATGCATCCTttatatgtatgtgtgttaatGAAACTTCCTAAGAAGCAGAAGTtatattgttatacattttatggGTTCGGTTATTACTAAAACTCAAAATGTTTCAGGATAAGATGGTTCTGAATTCGTGTAATTTACATCTCCAGCAGATATTTTGTCTTTTTGAAATATTCTTTAATATACATTATCTAAGATTGAAACTTACCTTTCTCAAATAGCTGGAGTCCTCCGACTCAGCTTGTTTCATAGTAGacattttcattgtgttcaaaaAATATCAGTAACAATTGCAAAGAAAAATCGAGCCCGCtttgattcttttttttttttgattttctGTAATACTCTTTCTCAGCTGATAATACTTGTATGCTTCCAGGAGGTTTATTATTACTTATATACTAAATTGTTTCGTGTCAATTAAACGCACGAGTTGATCGTCATTAACACGTCACGTGGATATCCTTAATTAGTTACAAACTTGTTAGCAACGCGTGACAAACACGTAACACTTTAGTAAAACGAGTCAACGTGTGGCAACAAAGAGTGGTCATTTATTTCCAATTTGTTTAACTAATGAACTTTAAGTGGCAATCAAATTAAAGTAATTAATGCTATACCACTTTACTCCAATTATTTTGATTCTCATTATTTGTGATGGTCGTTGTCACAGCGGTTGAGTAAAATCGTGTATTTTATTGGTATTGTCCTCTTTTAAAGTATTAACAACATCCCCCGGTAGAATTCAAAAGACTTAAACACATCGTCGCTTATCCATTCGATAACAAAGACAGTTAACATTGTAATTACAATGTTAAAGGttcatataaataattttttattaactgttCATTTGATGAAGTAAACGTTTTAGTATTAATGAAATAACACGCATTATATTTTCCTGTTAATACAAACGTATGCCTTTGCAGCTTTGCCACACCTTTCAGAGACCCATcaaagtttattaaaatatctttgcAACATTCGATATTTACGCGTATAACActtgttttgcatttctttttttcTGTAAATATGTGATTACTGGTAGCAGACTTTGATATAAGCCAAAGCCAAGTTCcaataataaatgtgtattgaTATATCCAAGACCAAAATGCTGGAAATTAAGTTTGGATTATGCGACAGAAAGGAATACAGCTTATAAAGAATTTTAACACGGCatgtgccaaatttcatataaacaaagaagaaaatcgtctatgggttcttctgcaataattatgggcggagctaatacactgaaagcacgcgctgtaactaaacaaaacatgccgatacattttccaccagccttataatccggtattttatgaatgaatagACAGACAGACttcacatatattttacatttacactttaaatataattaactGAGTTATATctcattttgattaaatattcagctattatttcttaaactgtAGAATATGTTAGGTTATGTGTAATATcctaagggatattaaataattatcaatcCTCTAATTCTATTCCTTTTATAAACGTTTTTTTATTgcgcctttatcaaaacaatgaacAAAATCTTTTAactaaattttatgttttttgaCAACAAAAACCGGTAATAAATTAAAtctttttaaacgtcaaatgacgttgtacatgaaaCGTCATAAACAACCAAGACAAAATGGCACAAAAAAATCGTAAAAAcacgccaaaaatgaaatgacattaaattgactttttcacgttttggttaattgaaaaaaaattgtttcagattcgcaaatgttcgatattgttatgatatctgtgagaaaaacagtaatactgaacatttaacctttctctaaaatatcctttataatgtatctttgacgattttaaaacctgaaatttGTAAAGCGTTGTTACGCGAAACGATTGAcaaatttggagttctgttgttgttttttgtgtatataacatgctgccatgtatatctatgcattttatgttgaaataaatctatctatctatctatctgtcgtTACAGTTTGTGtgactacgatgattgcttatataaagtgtaaaatacaacattcatttgatgagcacggatggccgagtggtctaagcattagaccttcacttcaggggtcagtggttcgagcccacttgagggttactttttctttttttaattttgttcttgttttttttactagagctttttagattcaatgtttacatatataaaaataaagcatttcatgacaaacttctaaacatgccaaaatctgtgaaaaggtcccttactTACATATTATTACATGTCatcaagttatttcaaaatatgtgattcatttactttataaattgacattttacaattcaacaataaaacatcatATACTATTATAATTCACCTGAACTGTACAGAGGATTGATTAGTTTAGGTTTTTCAATAAAGATTTTTCCCTAAGATGTTTGCGATTAATATTTCCAGGGACGCTGTGTGagaagtaaaacaaaaacacacatgtaCTTGACACAATAGATCTCATGGAAACACAATAATGTTAGGGGGATATCATAACTAATacactttattttttattgacatcattttttttaatttgtactgTATGTGTTTATCAACAGGACTAAAgtcaatacaataaatatataattatataaatgttacatgtattcatttttaaattcaCACATCCGCTTACACACACTACTTGCATTGATAAATGACTCAATTTATTTCCATCGAATCCAGcaatttttctttatattttatgcttttttcacgttttatttacattaaaaaaaacggcGATTTTCGcaggtataatgacgtcattttgtgtactgaaatgtattgaggcacgccacgggagaaagggtaacttttcagagaaagggaaacagctgttaattattttcttgaaaaaggggcataaaagaaactgaaaatgtgtacatgtcagtgtaagatcgtttgttatttcactcgtgatcatagaaaaataatatgttcactcATGGcgcatgaacaaatatcctctatatattgttcaatgaaataaaagattATTATACTAGTAAATTACGGAATaacgttagtgccatcgtggttacacattaaaatccagagggcgacaatgcgatagtgcgagagtacgatggcgacattgcgatagtacgatggcgtcaatgcgatagtacgatggcgacaatgcgatagtacaatggcgacaatgcgatagtacgataaggacaatgcgatagtacgatggcgacaatgcgataatacgattacgactgtgcgacaatacgatggcgacagtgcgatagtacgattgcgataATGCGATTGTGCgattatacgatgacgacaatgcgacaatacgatggcgacagtacgatagtacgatggcgacaatgcgataatacgatgacaacagtgcgataacgcgatagtacgatggtgacaatgcaatgatacgatggcgacagtacgatatgactatcgcattgtcgccatcgtactatcgcgttgtcgcattgacgcgatcgtactatcgcattgtcgccctctggatttttaATGTGTAACTACGATGGCACTAACAGTATTCCATAGTAAATAGTTGCGTGACAAAAATAAATTCCATAGCCACAATATTTCGCGAACAAAAATGTCCGTTATTCATTTCGTATTTTAATAGAGTTCACGTTTTTTCCgatgtaaaataaatatcttCTAAACAAAACAAATCTTGTCTGAAGGTCCCTAAACTTTACATCAAGCCACACGGGTGTTTTCATTCAGGATACGAAGAAGACGCGAATGTGTTACTAAAGATTTAAAAGTGGTAACAGGAACGTGCTAGTATCGTGGGAAAGTGATATCAATGCCATCGGGTGAATAAATAACACGCGGTCAGACCTAAAACTTTAGGCCACTCCCAAACATCCGCACCACCACCGAATGAACCTACCGGTGCTCGCCACAACCTCTACCCTATAGAGATAAATGGCATGCCGTGCAGTAAGACACTGTCACATTTTAATTAGCCGTGGAATGTGAGATACAGATTAAACAAAGGTTTACTGCACTAAAAAACGAATCGAAAGTACTTGACTTCTTATTTATTCATAGTAGTACATAAATATGCAAACTTAACAAACAGAACATATAACAGTctaaataaaaattcatttcaaACTAAAACGGTCTCCACAATGAATCCTTAATCATGTGACCAATTTTGTCACCATGTCCAATAGAAACAACGCCTTCAGATATGACCTCGCTGTTTTCCATATATGAGACATTCATACTCAAGTAACACGAGTCCGATATACTCTCGTTGCTTGAGAGCGAGACGCTTGAATTGCTTTCTGAGAAAGGTCGCTCATGGTAATATCCTTTAGAAAACGCACTTGCGTATGTGATGGGAGAAAAATCCTGAGTGTTGAGAGTATATGTCGACATTTTGCTGACGTCATTTATTCTCACTGGGGTAGACATCTGATATTCACCGGGCATCTGATTTCGAACACACCTTTGAGGAACAGGCTGCGTCGCTTGTAGATGATCACTCAGCGCTTTGATCGTCTTCATATCGGCAGATTTCTGAGAGGTAAGGTACGTGATTATCTCCCTTGCACAAGCTTGGAACCCGGATGTGTAGGCGATCGACtcggttgccatggaaactgagCGGTGGCGTTGTTGAAGCTGCTGAAGGTGTAGCACTGTGAGGTCCAGAATGTCAGCCTTGTCTACACGCGTCATGGGAGACGTCTGgggataaaaataaacaaatgtattgTGCAGTTGGGAAACAAATCAAAGACGTAAGGCTTTAGGCTACAGTATATGTTCAAACATAGTTGTAAGTGTCTTTAATTGCAATTGCATGTTTGTTATTATCAAATAAAACGAGTCACTAGTTAAGCTTTTAAATATTGAGTACAATTTGTCCACTTTTTATAAAAATGCACACTACTGGATATGAAAACTCATTTATTGCAG containing:
- the LOC127840539 gene encoding transcription factor HES-4-B-like, producing MNHSIDQLKRLIADTIREQTSPMTRVDKADILDLTVLHLQQLQQRHRSVSMATESVAYTSGFQACAREVITYLTSQKSADMKTIKALSDHLQATQHVPQRCVRNQMPGGYQMSTPVRINDVSKMSTNTLNTPDFSPITYASAFSKGYYHERPFSESNSSVSLSSNESISDSCYLSMNVSSMENSDVISEGVVSIGHGDKIGHVIKDSLWRPF